The following proteins come from a genomic window of Triticum aestivum cultivar Chinese Spring chromosome 6A, IWGSC CS RefSeq v2.1, whole genome shotgun sequence:
- the LOC101669841 gene encoding eukaryotic initiation factor 4A-like — MAGMAPEGSQFDAKQYDSKMTELLNQGDTGEFFTSYDEVHESFDDMGLQENLLRGIYAYGFEKPSAIQQRGIVPFCKGLDVIQQAQSGTGKTATFCSGILQQLDYGLVECQALVLAPTRELAQQIEKVMRALGDYLGVKVHACVGGTSVREDQRILASGVHVVVGTPGRVFDMLRRQSLRPDNIKMFVLDEADEMLSRGFKDQIYDIFQLLPSKIQVGVFSATMPPEALEITRKFMNKPVRILVKRDELTLEGIKQFYVNVEKEEWKLDTLCDLYETLAITQSVIFVNTRRKVDWLTDKMRGRDHTVSATHGDMDQNTRDIIMREFRSGSSRVLITTDLLARGIDVQQVSLVINYDLPTQPENYLHRIGRSGRFGRKGVAINFVTREDERMLFDIQKFYNVVIEELPANVADLL; from the exons ATGGCAGGAATGGCACCAGAGGGTTCGCAGTTTGATGCTAAGCAGTATGACAGCAAGATGACCGAGTTACT GAACCAAGGTGACACTGGGGAGTTTTTCACCTCGTATGATGAGGTGCATGAAAGTTTTGATGACATGGGTCTCCAAGAGAACCTTCTTAGAGGCATCTACGCATATG GTTTTGAGAAGCCATCAGCCATTCAGCAAAGAGGAATTGTTCCCTTCTGTAAGGGTCTTGATGTGATTCAGCAAGCTCAGTCTGGAACAGGAAAAACTGCCACCTTCTGTTCTGGAATCTTGCAGCAGCTTGACTATGGATTGGTTGAGTGCCAGGCATTGGTCCTTGCTCCAACCCGTGAGCTTGCACAGCAGATTGAGAAGGTCATGCGTGCTCTTGGTGACTACTTAGGCGTCAAGGTGCATGCTTGTGTTGGTGGAACTTCTGTTCGTGAGGACCAAAGGATTCTTGCCAGTGGGGTGCATGTTGTTGTTGGCACACCTGGTCGTGTGTTTGATATGTTGCGCAGGCAATCCCTCCGCCCAGATAACATCAAGATGTTTGTGTTGGATGAAGCTGATGAGATGCTTTCACGTGGTTTCAAGGATCAG ATCTATGATATCTTCCAGCTTCTTCCATCAAAGATTCAGGTTGGGGTGTTCTCTGCTACCATGCCTCCTGAGGCCCTTGAGATTACCCGCAAGTTCATGAACAAGCCCGTGAGGATTCTCGTCAAGAGAGATGAGCTTACCCTTGAGGGTATCAAGCAGTTCTATGTCAATGTGGAGAAGGAAGAGTGGAAGCTGGATACACTCTGTGACCTGTACGAGACCTTGGCAATTACCCAGAGTGTCATCTTTGTGAACACCCGCCGCAAGGTGGACTGGCTCACCGACAAGATGAGGGGAAGGGACCACACTGTCTCTGCCACGCACGGAGACATGGACCAGAACACTAGGGACATCATCATGAGGGAGTTCAGATCTGGATCTTCTCGTGTGCTCATCACCACTGACCTGCTGGCCCGTGGTATTGATGTGCAGCAAGTCTCCCTTGTCATCAACTACGACCTGCCAACTCAGCCCGAGAACTACCTCCATCGCATTGGTCGTAGTGGTCGGTTCGGGAGGAAGGGAGTTGCCATCAACTTTGTCACCCGTGAAGATGAGAGGATGCTGTTCGACATCCAGAAGTTCTACAACGTGGTCATTGAGGAGCTCCCGGCCAATGTCGCTGACCTGCTCTAG